Proteins found in one Geomonas subterranea genomic segment:
- the hisD gene encoding histidinol dehydrogenase, which translates to MQFLDIRETDFQAKFDAIVERGEESGREVEEVVLGIISDVRRRGDEALLEYTRRFDRVECDAAGLEITEEEFAKAFAQVDEKDLAALKLAVERVARYHEKQKQQTWLSTEEAEIMLGQKVTPLAKVGIYVPGGKACYPSSVIMNAVPAKVAGVGEIVMVVPTPGGETNAHVLVAAKLSGVDRVFRIGGAQAVAALAYGTVTVPRVDKITGPGNIYVATAKKLVFGQVGIDMIAGPSEILVINDGSGNPTHIAADLLSQAEHDELASSVLITTDRSFGEKVAAEVERQLKELSREAIARKSWESFGVIIVAGNLEEAITFSNRIAPEHLELAVENPFEIMPLITNAGAIFMGHYTPEASGDYLAGPNHTLPTGGTARFFSPLSVDDFVKKSSLIYFTKGGLQRVGADIVRIATLEGLEAHGKSVSFRLDN; encoded by the coding sequence ATGCAGTTCCTCGACATCAGGGAAACAGATTTTCAGGCGAAGTTCGATGCCATCGTTGAGCGCGGCGAGGAGTCCGGTCGCGAGGTCGAAGAGGTGGTGCTCGGCATCATCTCCGACGTGCGCAGGCGCGGCGACGAGGCGCTTTTGGAGTACACCCGCCGTTTCGACCGGGTGGAGTGCGATGCGGCTGGCCTGGAGATAACGGAGGAAGAGTTCGCCAAGGCCTTCGCCCAGGTGGACGAGAAGGACCTCGCGGCACTGAAGCTTGCCGTCGAGCGTGTCGCCCGCTACCACGAGAAGCAGAAGCAGCAGACCTGGCTCTCCACCGAGGAAGCAGAAATCATGCTGGGCCAGAAGGTGACCCCGCTCGCCAAGGTCGGCATCTACGTCCCCGGCGGCAAGGCCTGCTATCCCTCCAGCGTCATCATGAACGCCGTTCCGGCCAAGGTTGCCGGCGTCGGCGAGATCGTCATGGTGGTCCCGACCCCGGGCGGTGAGACCAACGCCCACGTGCTGGTGGCCGCCAAGCTTTCCGGCGTGGATCGCGTCTTCAGGATCGGCGGCGCGCAGGCCGTCGCGGCACTTGCCTACGGCACCGTCACCGTCCCCAGGGTCGACAAGATCACCGGTCCGGGCAACATCTACGTCGCCACTGCCAAGAAACTGGTCTTCGGCCAGGTCGGCATCGACATGATCGCCGGCCCGAGCGAAATTCTCGTCATCAACGACGGCAGCGGCAACCCCACCCACATCGCGGCCGATCTCCTCTCCCAGGCCGAGCACGACGAACTCGCTTCTTCCGTGCTGATCACCACCGACCGCAGCTTCGGCGAGAAAGTGGCAGCCGAGGTGGAGCGTCAGTTGAAGGAGCTTTCGCGCGAGGCCATCGCCCGCAAGTCGTGGGAATCCTTCGGCGTCATCATCGTGGCCGGCAATCTGGAGGAAGCCATCACCTTCTCCAACCGCATCGCGCCTGAGCACCTGGAACTCGCCGTGGAGAACCCTTTCGAGATCATGCCGCTCATCACCAACGCCGGCGCGATCTTCATGGGCCACTACACCCCCGAGGCATCCGGCGACTACCTGGCCGGCCCCAACCACACGCTTCCCACCGGCGGCACCGCCCGTTTCTTCTCGCCGCTCTCGGTGGACGACTTCGTCAAGAAAAGCTCCCTCATCTATTTCACCAAGGGGGGCTTGCAGAGGGTGGGTGCGGATATCGTCCGGATCGCGACCCTCGAGGGGCTCGAAGCCCACGGCAAGTCCGTCAGCTTCAGGCTCGACAACTAG